TCTTACTGCTCAGTCTATCACTTACCTTAAAACCTGTAGAAGTGCATTCTGAATCGAATCTTCCTCCTGGAATAGTGGCTGGTGATGATCAAGGAATCAAAATAAAAAATGATGGTCAATATCTTGTTGATATTAGAGATGTAGCCCCGGGGAAAAAATGGTCTACAAAAATCACAATCATCAATATTGAAAAAGATATCCCCTATCATTTAACAATGAACATAAGTAAGCCAACAATCATCGAAGGCTCATTAGACTTGTCTCAAGCGATTCAGATGACATTGATCTATGAAGGAAAAGAAGTCTATAAAGGTCCTTTATCAGGAGTAAATAAGACGCAAAATCTCCAAGATAAAACAATTCCTTTGAATCTAGGGACATTTAAAGGGGGCGATACCAGAATGTTGGAAGCTCATTTTGAATTGGATGGCAAAACATATACTAATAGAGATTTTTTTAAAAAGAATGTTGTAGAAAATATCTGGCATTTTAAAGCGGTGAAAACAACGTTACCAGATACAAACGATCCAGATGATCCAGAAAAACCATTTTTGGAAAAGCTGATAAATAAGTTGAGACTTCCAAATACAGGCGAAGAATGGCGCAATGCATTACTTTTTTCGTGCGTAGGATTGTTCTTGATATTAGTTTCGTTATTGATCATCAAACATAAAAAACAAGAAAAAAAAACGCACAGAGAGAAAAAAAACTAAAGTAAATAAGAAAATACCAATTGTGTTTCTTAGAACGATCAAATGATGGGAGGCGGTACAGTATGAAAAAGGATAAGAACAAATCTTTAAAGAGAAACAGACGAAGAAAAAAGAAAAAAGCTCAAGTAAACACTAAACTGATCATTGCACTCTGTACCTTTCTCTTTTCTGGTTTGATGGTTCTAGGAAGTACATATGCTTGGTTTGTCTCTGAAGACAGTGAGGTCAATCATTTTGTTGGTTCACGATTGTCAGCAGAAATCACAGAAGAATTTGAACCAGAGTTTGAATGGCAACCAGCTATCACCACAAAAAAAGTCATACAAGTCAAAAATACAGGAAACATTCCTACATTTGTTCGAATTAGTTTATATGAATATCTATTAACATTCAAAATAGATACTACAGATCAGACTGGCAATGGTAATTTAGCCGTTTCGCCACAAGAGATATTGCCGCTAGTTGATAAGAGCAACACAGAAACATGGCAGCCAGCAGCTAACGCGGGGGGCACTTATTTGCATGACGGAAAAAATTTGATTTCAGAAAAAGCAATCGTACCGAATATGCTTACGGGAACAGAAATGTATAAGTTTAAAGACAGTAATAGAGAGAAAACGGAATTACGTTGGTTTCAATTACTCTTTCCTGACAATGTCTATAATTCAGCACCGCCAACGGGTACGAAAGACTACTGGCTATATAAAAATGGGTATTTTTATTATTCGGAGTTGCTTCAACCTAGCGAAATAAGTACGCCAGTCATGAAAAGTGTCCGATTAAGTGCGAGTGCACCCAATAAATTCAAAAGTGCTCTCTATCAATTAAATCCAGTGATGGATGCTCATGATGGAACAAAAGGACTTTTAAGTTCTTGGAATATAGGGAGCTCTGGGGAGTTATATGACTTATATCATGATCGGTTAAGTGACTAGAAGGAGTGGATTAGTGCATGAAAAAAAAGCAGGGTTCAAAAAAACATCTGAGCATCAAGCAGCTTTTCTTATTTGCTGGCTTTCTAGTCATGCTTATTAGTCTTTCATTTGGATTGTATCAGACGTATGCGGCGTTAACAGATCGGGATCAAAAACAAAATGAATTTAGAGTAGGGAATTTTCAAACATCCATAGAAGAAGAATTCGATCCGCCAGCATCATTTGAACCAGAAAAGGATTACTTAAAAAAAGTAGCTATAAAAAATACGGGAGAACAAGAAAGTTTTATCCGCGTTTTAGCGCTGCCGATTCTTACAAAGAAGCAAGCAAATGGTTCAATCTTATTATTACCAGCAACAACTGATGGACCGGCTCCAGTTTTAAGTATTGATTACAATTTAACTGATTGGATCAATGGGAATGATGGCTACTTTTATTATAAAAAGAAACTAAAAAAAAATGAGCGTACAGCCAATTTGTTTACTAAAGTAAAAATGAATCAGGCAAGTATCACAGATGAATATAAAGGAGTTTTATTATCTTTTGAAATCAAAGCAGAAGGAATCAGTGCAACCAGATATGCCTATAGAGATGCTTGGTGGAATGGGCAAATACCGACGATCGCTCCGTTGGTGCAAATAGACGATTTATTAAAAATACAAACAGTCAACGAGTAGTACTAGCAGAGTATCGATTGAAAGGAGATGTCGTTTTGAAGAAAAAAATGCAATTAAGATTTTTAAGATGGATCATGCTAATTTTATGCTTCTTTGGGTCTGTTTATGTCGTACAAAGTTCTTTAATGTACACAAATGCACCTGTTAAAGCTGCAAAAAAAACAGTATTGAAACCGGGACAAGTGAGCCTAAGCAAAACGGCAGAACCAGTGGTCGGGATGGTCAATCAATGGGATATAACATTACGTGTCGAAGGACGAAATCAATTTCCACCACCGCCGACCGATGTTGTTTTGATTGTTGATACCTCTTGGAGTATGAATGAAAATGATCGAATGATTAAATCAAAAGTTGCTGCAGAAAAGTTTGTAGAGTTGGTTTTACGAAAAGATTATGTTAATAGAATTGCACTTATCACATACGATACAGTGGTAACGAATTATACGTTTAATGAAGGCAGTTGGAGCAATCAATTTGTCGATTCAAAACATAAACAATTATTGATCGATAAAATTAGAGCTTTAGAGCCAGTGCCAAATGGAGGGACTTTTACACAAGCAGGTATTAAATCTGCAGCGGAAGTGATGGCACAAGCAAGTGGAGAAAAAAGAAAAATCGTTTTAATTTCCGATGGCGTACCCACATACAGTTTTCCACCAACTGCACCTTATAATCAATTAGCGAGAATGGAGAAATTTGACTACTTGCAAAATGGTTATGACTATTACGAAAGTGTCAAA
This sequence is a window from Enterococcus sp. 7F3_DIV0205. Protein-coding genes within it:
- a CDS encoding BsaA family SipW-dependent biofilm matrix protein, which encodes MKKDKNKSLKRNRRRKKKKAQVNTKLIIALCTFLFSGLMVLGSTYAWFVSEDSEVNHFVGSRLSAEITEEFEPEFEWQPAITTKKVIQVKNTGNIPTFVRISLYEYLLTFKIDTTDQTGNGNLAVSPQEILPLVDKSNTETWQPAANAGGTYLHDGKNLISEKAIVPNMLTGTEMYKFKDSNREKTELRWFQLLFPDNVYNSAPPTGTKDYWLYKNGYFYYSELLQPSEISTPVMKSVRLSASAPNKFKSALYQLNPVMDAHDGTKGLLSSWNIGSSGELYDLYHDRLSD